A region from the Lolium perenne isolate Kyuss_39 chromosome 4, Kyuss_2.0, whole genome shotgun sequence genome encodes:
- the LOC127294334 gene encoding F-box/FBD/LRR-repeat protein At1g13570-like produces the protein MDTRVPPVPMEPAVAAMLRLQGHDPDAVAGLIADVLTHVHCSLPDPPTSVDARLSSLLPHDAVDRVSSLPDVLLGNIVSRLPIKDAARTAALSRRWSGVWRSAPLVLIDSHILPAGAAIGRADTRRVTSAVSYVLGAHPGPFRCVHLTSSYMEEFHGLLTRWLQTLAVKGIQELVLVNRPWPLDLVLPATFLSMTTLTRLYLGLWKFPGTAGVPRATCFPNLRDLGFSTVRMESRDLDFMLDRSPVLETLCVGGNMFKHPLRLVSQSLRCVKIIGCSFEEISVVNAPRLERLIYSGGWTGDGVCTKVKIGHAPKLDLLGYLDARRHVLEVGNTVIKAGVKASPSTMVSSVRILALEVCFGVRNDVKMILTVLRCFPNVETLHIMSGETDQPLGKLNLKLWNEFGPIECICSRIKLLGFHDFRGDRSELAFLKFFVGSALVLKQVMIVSSFTSKEDARSKVLPLLSMKWVSAGTKVMVHCSNYQSNIRSFKRASDFSLGDPFVDC, from the exons atggacacCCGGGTTCCTCCTGTTCCCATGGAGCCCGCGGTGGCGGCCATGCTCCGGCTCCAAGGCCATGATCCGGACGCGGTAGCAGGCCTCATCGCCGACGTGCTCACCCACGTCCACTGCTCCCTCCCGGACCCGCCCACCTCCGTCGACGCTCGCCTTTCCTCCCTCCTCCCCCACGACGCCGTCGACCGCGTCAGCAGCCTCCCCGACGTGCTCCTTGGAAACATCGTCTCCCGCCTACCCATCAAGGACGCCGCGCGCACAGCCGCGCTCTCCCGCCGCTGGAGCGGCGTGTGGCGCTCCGCCCCGCTCGTCCTCATCGACTCCCACATCCTCCCTGCCGGCGCCGCGATCGGGCGAGCCGACACGCGGCGCGTCACCTCCGCCGTCTCCTACGTCCTCGGCGCGCACCCGGGGCCTTTCCGCTGCGTCCACCTCACCAGCAGCTACATGGAGGAGTTCCATGGCCTGCTCACGCGCTGGCTCCAGACCCTCGCCGTCAAGGGCATCCAGGAACTGGTCCTCGTCAACCGCCCGTGGCCGCTCGACCTCGTCCTCCCGGCCACCTTCTTGAGCATGACCACCCTCACCCGCCTCTACCTCGGCCTCTGGAAGTTCCCCGGCACGGCCGGCGTCCCGCGCGCCACCTGTTTCCCTAACCTCCGCGATCTCGGGTTCAGCACCGTCCGCATGGAGAGCAgggacttggacttcatgctcgacAGGAGCCCCGTGCTGGAGACGCTCTGTGTCGGAGGGAATATGTTCAAGCATCCCCTCCGCCTTGTCAGCCAAAGCCTCCGCTGTGTGAAGATCATCGGGTGCTCCTTcgaagaaatctctgtggtgaacGCCCCACGCCTTGAGAGACTCATCTATTCAGGAGGTTGGACCGGCGACGGGGTCTGCACCAAGGTGAAGATCGGCCATGCCCCCAAGCTGGACTTGTTGGGATACTTGGATGCACGAAGACATGTCCTAGAAGTCGGCAACACCGTCATCAAG GCTGGGGTAAAGGCAAGCCCAAGCACCATGGTATCAAGTGTGAGGATCCTGGCTTTGGAGGTGTGTTTTGGTGTCCGGAATGATGTCAAGATGATCCTAACTGTCCTAAGATGCTTTCCCAACGTTGAGACGCTCCACATCATG TCTGGAGAAACTGATCAGCCCTTGGGCAAGCTCAACCTCAAGTTGTGGAATGAGTTTGGTCCCATAGAATGCATCTGCTCACGCATCAAGCTGCTGGGTTTCCATGATTTCCGAGGGGATCGAAGTGAGCTTGCTTTCCTCAAGTTTTTCGTTGGGAGCGCTTTGGTGCTCAAGCAGGTGATGATAGTGTCAAGTTTCACTTCCAAGGAGGATGCGCGTTCCAAAGTGTTGCCTCTCTTGTCCATGAAATGGGTCAGTGCAGGAACCAAAGTCATGGTCCACTGTTCTAATTATCAAAGCAACATTCGGAGCTTCAAGAGAGCATCGGATTTTTCTCTTGGCGACCCTTTTGTGGACTGCTGA
- the LOC127294335 gene encoding probable FBD-associated F-box protein At1g32375: MDTRVPPVPMDPATAAKFRRRRQDPEDVEGLVARVLSRAHYVLPDPPAAVDARLSALLPHDSVDRLSLLPDVLLANIVSRIPIKEAARTAALSRHWRGVWRSAPLVLVDSQILPQGTEVTRADARRITSAVSGVFAAHPGPFRCVHLTSSCMEDFHGLLTTWLQTLAVKGIQELVLVNRPWPLDLVLPATFLGMTTLTRLYLGFWKFPDTAGVPRTTCFPNLRELGLCTLLMESKDLDFMLDRSPVLETLCIQGNLSNLRLRLVSQSIRCVQFINSSCQEIAVVHAPCLERLIQSGGWTRDGVCTKTKVKIGHAPKLHLFGYLVAGNHVLEVDNAVIKAETKASPSTMVPSVRMLALEFGCGVPNDVKMIPAILRCFPNVETLHIMSRGKDQSSGKLNLRFWNECGTIECIRSCIKMLVLDGYRGDRSELAFLKFFLGSALVLKKVAIVWANNVFSSMEELNSKMEPLRSMKKASADCKTLVTGRKNPDGGNISSFKRASDFSLGDPFSNF, from the exons atggacacCCGGGTGCCGCCTGTTCCCATGGACCCCGCGACGGCTGCCAAGTTCCGGCGCCGGCGCCAGGACCCCGAAGACGTAGAAGGACTTGTCGCCCGCGTGCTCTCCCGCGCCCACTACGTCCTCCCGGACCCGCCCGCCGCCGTCGACGCTCGCCTCTCCGCCCTCCTCCCCCACGACAGCGTCGACCGCCTCAGCCTCCTCCCCGACGTCCTCCTCGCCAACATCGTCTCCCGCATCCCCATCAAGGAGGCCGCGCGCACCGCCGCGCTCTCCCGCCACTGGCGCGGGGTCTGGCGCTCCGCCCCGCTCGTCCTCGTCGACTCCCAGATCCTCCCCCAAGGCACCGAGGTCACGCGCGCCGACGCGCGCCGCATCACCTCCGCCGTCTCCGGCGTCTTCGCCGCGCACCCGGGCCCCTTCCGCTGCGTCCACCTCACCAGCAGCTGCATGGAAGACTTCCATGGCCTGCTCACCACCTGGCTCCAGACACTCGCCGTCAAGGGCATCCAGGAACTCGTCCTCGTCAACCGCCCCTGGCCGCTCGACCTCGTTCTCCCCGCCACCTTCCTCGGCATGACCACCCTCACCCGCCTCTACCTCGGCTTCTGGAAGTTCCCCGACACGGCCGGCGTCCCGCGCACCACCTGTTTCCCCAACCTCCGTGAGCTCGGCCTCTGCACCCTCCTCATGGAAAGCAAGGATTTGGACTTCATGCTCGACAGGAGCCCGGTGCTTGAGACGCTCTGCATCCAAGGCAATCTCTCTAACCTTCGCCTTCGCCTTGTCAGCCAAAGCATCCGCTGCGTGCAGTTCATCAACTCCTCCTGTCAAGAAATCGCGGTGGTGCACGCCCCATGCCTTGAGCGACTCATCCAGTCAGGAGGCTGGACCCGCGATGGGGTCTGCACCAAGACCAAGGTGAAGATCGGCCATGCCCCCAAGCTGCACTTGTTCGGATACTTGGTTGCAGGAAACCATGTCCTAGAGGTTGACAACGCCGTCATCAAG GCTGAGACAAAGGCGAGCCCAAGCACCATGGTACCAAGTGTCAGGATGCTGGCTTTGGAGTTTGGTTGTGGAGTCCCCAATGATGTCAAGATGATCCCGGCTATCCTCAGATGCTTTCCCAATGTTGAGACGCTCCACATCATG TCCCGAGGAAAGGATCAATCCTCTGGCAAGCTCAACCTCAGGTTCTGGAATGAGTGTGGTACCATAGAATGCATCCGCTCGTGCATCAAGATGCTGGTTTTGGATGGTTACCGAGGGGATCGAAGTGAGCTTGctttcctcaagttttttcttggGAGCGCGTTGGTGCTGAAAAAGGTGGCAATAGTCTGGGCCAATAATGTTTTCTCTTCGATGGAGGAGCTGAATTCCAAAATGGAGCCTCTGCGGTCCATGAAAAAGGCTAGTGCAGACTGCAAAACATTGGTCACTGGCCGTAAAAATCCTGACGGAGGTAACATTTCCAGCTTCAAGAGGGCATCTGATTTTTCTCTTGGCGACCCTTTCTCGAACTTCTGA